One part of the Mya arenaria isolate MELC-2E11 chromosome 3, ASM2691426v1 genome encodes these proteins:
- the LOC128228727 gene encoding neuronal acetylcholine receptor subunit alpha-2-like isoform X2 has translation MHRLFNDQQYDNSVRPVFNSSENVEVQFGFTLIQVMDMDEKNQLVILNAWLEMIWHDERISWRKEDYNGLEVVRLPARLLWLPDIVLYNNADDYTSGFMPINAMVHYDGTVSWAPPVRLKSSCKVDITYFPFDHQVCKLKFGSWTYDKAQVDMVNKTGDVEVSAYVTNGEWMLSRYRIVRNEVVYPISPAIYPDVTVILTIQRRILYYVLNILFPCFWLNILSVLTFCLPPDAGEKITLSITVLLSYSVFMLLVAESMPPTSEFVPLIGIYLTVSMAVASVSVILTVVVLKLHHCSPNQQKIPGWVRHFVLGHLAKIVRCACVKVPCKRRATIKKQIREKENEEELRELQTKLLNQMDTQASRGSSCSSSKFAIENGTKTRIGRLPHSSKTDLNGSKVNMNSRDISVSNRSSLLEEDLTSNLKREGSLATMEEILRCLKVLVVKSDAEDAETEVVDEWKQVALVVDRLFFWMFMFITIVSSIIILVIVPSFKFISDDGL, from the exons ATGCACCGCCTCTTCAACGATCAGCAATATGACAATAGCGTGAGGCCCGTCTTCAACTCCTCCGAGAACGTGGAAGTTCAGTTTGGCTTCACGCTCATACAAGTCATGGACATG GACGAGAAAAATCAGCTGGTTATCCTAAACGCCTGGTTGGAAATG ATATGGCATGACGAACGCATATCCTGGCGGAAAGAGGACTACAACGGCCTGGAGGTTGTACGTCTGCCCGCTCGACTATTATGGTTACCAGACATTGTCCTGTATAACAA TGCGGACGACTACACGTCTGGTTTCATGCCGATCAATGCCATGGTCCATTACGACGGTACGGTCTCCTGGGCGCCACCTGTCCGGCTGAAAAGCTCCTGCAAGGTGGATATCACCTACTTCCCATTTGACCATCAG GTGTGTAAGTTGAAGTTTGGCAGCTGGACCTACGACAAGGCTCAGGTGGATATGGTGAACAAAACTGGAGATGTGGAAGTGTCTGCGTATGTCACGAACGGCGAGTGGATGCTTTCCCGTTACCGCATCGTCCGTAACGAGGTTGTCTACCCCATCAGCCCCGCCATCTACCCAGACGTCACCG TAATTTTGACGATACAGCGGCGAATCCTCTATTACGTTTTGAATATCCTGTTCCCATGTTTCTGGCTAAATATCCTCAGTGTCCTCACATTCTGTCTGCCTCCGGACGCAGGGGAGAAAATCACCCTCAG CATCACGGTTCTGTTGTCCTACTCCGTGTTCATGCTGCTGGTAGCCGAGTCCATGCCGCCAACGTCCGAGTTTGTCCCACTCATAG GTATCTACTTGACGGTGTCGATGGCAGTAGCAAGCGTCTCTGTTATACTGACTGTGGTTGTTCTAAAGCTCCATCACTGTTCTCCGAACCAGCAGAAGATTCCGGGCTGGGTTCGCCATTTTGTCCTCGGCCATCTTGCCAAGATCGTCAGGTGCGCATGCGTCAAAGTGCCATGCAAACGAAGGGCAACTATAAAAAAACAGATTCGTGAAAAAGAAAATGAGGAGGAATTAAGGGAATTACAAACAAAACTACTTAACCAAATGGATACCCAGGCTTCGAGAGGTTCCTCATGTAGCAGTAGTAAATTTGCCATCGAGAATGGAACAAAGACAAGAATTGGGAGACTTCCACACTCATCGAAAACTGATCTCAACGGAAGTAAAGTGAACATGAACTCCCGGGATATCAGTGTGTCAAACAGGAGCTCTCTTCTTGAGGAAGACCTCACTTCGAACTTGAAAAGGGAAGGCTCCCTCGCTACAATGGAAGAGATTCTGAGATGCTTGAAGGTTTTGGTGGTGAAAAGCGACGCCGAAGATGCTGAAACGGAAGTCGTTGATGAGTGGAAACAGGTGGCGCTTGTCGTCGACCGACTATTCTTTTGGATGTTCATGTTTATCACAATCGTTTCTTCCATTATCATTCTTGTTATTGTGCCTtcctttaaatttatttccgATGATGGTCTTTGA
- the LOC128228727 gene encoding neuronal acetylcholine receptor subunit alpha-10-like isoform X1 — protein sequence MKRFTHLLVCLLVARSVLSSGRLPDEQALMHRLFNDQQYDNSVRPVFNSSENVEVQFGFTLIQVMDMDEKNQLVILNAWLEMIWHDERISWRKEDYNGLEVVRLPARLLWLPDIVLYNNADDYTSGFMPINAMVHYDGTVSWAPPVRLKSSCKVDITYFPFDHQVCKLKFGSWTYDKAQVDMVNKTGDVEVSAYVTNGEWMLSRYRIVRNEVVYPISPAIYPDVTVILTIQRRILYYVLNILFPCFWLNILSVLTFCLPPDAGEKITLSITVLLSYSVFMLLVAESMPPTSEFVPLIGIYLTVSMAVASVSVILTVVVLKLHHCSPNQQKIPGWVRHFVLGHLAKIVRCACVKVPCKRRATIKKQIREKENEEELRELQTKLLNQMDTQASRGSSCSSSKFAIENGTKTRIGRLPHSSKTDLNGSKVNMNSRDISVSNRSSLLEEDLTSNLKREGSLATMEEILRCLKVLVVKSDAEDAETEVVDEWKQVALVVDRLFFWMFMFITIVSSIIILVIVPSFKFISDDGL from the exons ATGAAGCGTTTCACCCATTTGCTTGTGTGTCTGTTGGTGGCGCGGTCAGTGCTGTCCAGTGGTCGCCTTCCGGACGAGCAGGCCCTCATGCACCGCCTCTTCAACGATCAGCAATATGACAATAGCGTGAGGCCCGTCTTCAACTCCTCCGAGAACGTGGAAGTTCAGTTTGGCTTCACGCTCATACAAGTCATGGACATG GACGAGAAAAATCAGCTGGTTATCCTAAACGCCTGGTTGGAAATG ATATGGCATGACGAACGCATATCCTGGCGGAAAGAGGACTACAACGGCCTGGAGGTTGTACGTCTGCCCGCTCGACTATTATGGTTACCAGACATTGTCCTGTATAACAA TGCGGACGACTACACGTCTGGTTTCATGCCGATCAATGCCATGGTCCATTACGACGGTACGGTCTCCTGGGCGCCACCTGTCCGGCTGAAAAGCTCCTGCAAGGTGGATATCACCTACTTCCCATTTGACCATCAG GTGTGTAAGTTGAAGTTTGGCAGCTGGACCTACGACAAGGCTCAGGTGGATATGGTGAACAAAACTGGAGATGTGGAAGTGTCTGCGTATGTCACGAACGGCGAGTGGATGCTTTCCCGTTACCGCATCGTCCGTAACGAGGTTGTCTACCCCATCAGCCCCGCCATCTACCCAGACGTCACCG TAATTTTGACGATACAGCGGCGAATCCTCTATTACGTTTTGAATATCCTGTTCCCATGTTTCTGGCTAAATATCCTCAGTGTCCTCACATTCTGTCTGCCTCCGGACGCAGGGGAGAAAATCACCCTCAG CATCACGGTTCTGTTGTCCTACTCCGTGTTCATGCTGCTGGTAGCCGAGTCCATGCCGCCAACGTCCGAGTTTGTCCCACTCATAG GTATCTACTTGACGGTGTCGATGGCAGTAGCAAGCGTCTCTGTTATACTGACTGTGGTTGTTCTAAAGCTCCATCACTGTTCTCCGAACCAGCAGAAGATTCCGGGCTGGGTTCGCCATTTTGTCCTCGGCCATCTTGCCAAGATCGTCAGGTGCGCATGCGTCAAAGTGCCATGCAAACGAAGGGCAACTATAAAAAAACAGATTCGTGAAAAAGAAAATGAGGAGGAATTAAGGGAATTACAAACAAAACTACTTAACCAAATGGATACCCAGGCTTCGAGAGGTTCCTCATGTAGCAGTAGTAAATTTGCCATCGAGAATGGAACAAAGACAAGAATTGGGAGACTTCCACACTCATCGAAAACTGATCTCAACGGAAGTAAAGTGAACATGAACTCCCGGGATATCAGTGTGTCAAACAGGAGCTCTCTTCTTGAGGAAGACCTCACTTCGAACTTGAAAAGGGAAGGCTCCCTCGCTACAATGGAAGAGATTCTGAGATGCTTGAAGGTTTTGGTGGTGAAAAGCGACGCCGAAGATGCTGAAACGGAAGTCGTTGATGAGTGGAAACAGGTGGCGCTTGTCGTCGACCGACTATTCTTTTGGATGTTCATGTTTATCACAATCGTTTCTTCCATTATCATTCTTGTTATTGTGCCTtcctttaaatttatttccgATGATGGTCTTTGA